The Vitis riparia cultivar Riparia Gloire de Montpellier isolate 1030 chromosome 10, EGFV_Vit.rip_1.0, whole genome shotgun sequence genome includes a region encoding these proteins:
- the LOC117924171 gene encoding uncharacterized protein LOC117924171: MEKQILDYTLVPAGLLLMLTYHFWLLFRILNHPNKTVIGFNSLNRRFWVSAMMEDESKNGVLAVQTLRNNIMASTVLASAAIMLSSVIAVLMTGKNGERSFGVVFGDKSPMGISIKYFAILVCFLLSFLLNVQSIRYYSLASILINVPFKKMYLSPHSHHLTAEYVGTTVNKGSYFWSLGLRAFYFSFPLFLWIFGPIPMFLSCLVMVLMLYFVDVTFESSWPIGPSELEENHPHNSEV; encoded by the exons ATGGAGAAACAAATCCTTGATTATACCTTGGTTCCTGCCGGCCTCCTCCTCATGTTGACTTACCACTTCTGGCTCCTCTTTCGCATCCTCAACCACCCCAACAAAACTGTCATCGGCTTCAATTCCCTCAACCGCCGCTTCTGGGTCAGTGCCATGATGGAG GATGAGTCCAAGAATGGGGTTCTTGCTGTGCAGACGCTGAGGAACAACATAATGGCATCGACCGTATTGGCTTCAGCGGCCATCATGCTCAGCTCCGTCATAGCAGTCTTGATGACCGGCAAGAATGGTGAGCGTTCATTTGGGGTTGTGTTTGGAGACAAGAGTCCGATGGGCATCTCCATAAAGTACTTCGCCATACTAGTCTGCTTCTTGCTTTCATTCTTGCTGAATGTGCAGTCAATTAGGTACTACAGCCTTGCCAGCATCCTCATCAATGTGCCCTTCAAGAAGATGTATCTTTCCCCACATTCCCATCACCTCACGGCAGAGTATGTGGGCACTACTGTGAACAAAGGCAGCTACTTCTGGTCACTGGGACTGCGGGCCTTTTACTTCTCTTTCCCTCTGTTTCTCTGGATCTTTGGTCCCATCCCTATGTTTTTATCCTGCCTTGTCATGGTTTTGATGCTCTATTTTGTCGACGTCACCTTCGAATCCAGCTGGCCTATTGGGCCCTCTGAATTGGAGGAGAATCATCCCCACAACAGCGAAGTTTAA